A stretch of Anaeromyxobacter dehalogenans 2CP-1 DNA encodes these proteins:
- a CDS encoding AMP-binding protein, which translates to MLEHTAARLPDKPFIRFFDPATPGAAPRAVTFAGFRAGVGRAAAFLRAHGVGPGTRILLLADNAPEWQMVALGAQLLRAEPAAIFASLSAEAAQGIARRVRPRVVIVSGAQGWEKLAPIAGELSAAGLRVVLSGEPLAAPSLVAGLSAVTLADATGPGAPGLDGAEHAALAAAVGEEDPFLLLFTSGTTGRPKGVRLPQRAMVHAVEGGTLPVGTTEDDLGVHFLPFAHVAGHAQFTLALAQGHALAMTARREDIERALELHPTYLFSVPLVYERIRAGVLARVDALPGPARALARRALEAAARVRVDGSRRLSDRALARLADRLVGRAVRARLGGRIRGLFAGGAPAAPALFRFYEALGIPMVELYGMSETAGLISSNLFSGPRRAGSAGYPTPEHDLRFAPDGELQVRGPLLFTGYLEPEDAEDAYTDDGFFRTGDVGCEEPDGALRIDGRKKNLMVLSTGKKVSPEPVEQAIAAAEPFQGAVLLGEGRPFVAAAVFVAREELARFAAAGKDAAEELLPRARAALAAFSEFEKPKRLLVIPGAPHEHPALVTPTLKVKRDALVEWLAPSLARLYGAV; encoded by the coding sequence GCATCCTGCTGCTCGCCGACAACGCGCCGGAGTGGCAGATGGTGGCGCTCGGGGCGCAGCTCCTCCGCGCCGAGCCGGCCGCGATCTTCGCCAGCCTCTCGGCCGAGGCGGCCCAGGGGATCGCGCGGCGGGTGCGGCCCCGGGTGGTGATCGTCTCGGGCGCGCAGGGGTGGGAGAAGCTCGCGCCCATCGCCGGCGAGCTGTCCGCCGCCGGCCTGCGGGTGGTCCTCTCCGGCGAGCCGCTCGCCGCTCCGTCGCTCGTCGCCGGCCTCTCGGCCGTCACCCTGGCCGACGCGACCGGGCCGGGCGCGCCCGGCCTGGACGGCGCGGAGCACGCCGCGCTCGCCGCCGCGGTGGGCGAGGAGGACCCGTTCCTGCTGCTCTTCACGAGCGGCACCACCGGCCGGCCCAAGGGCGTCCGGCTGCCGCAGCGCGCGATGGTGCACGCGGTCGAGGGCGGGACGCTGCCGGTCGGCACCACCGAGGACGACCTCGGCGTGCACTTCCTGCCCTTCGCCCACGTGGCCGGGCACGCCCAGTTCACGCTGGCGCTGGCCCAGGGGCACGCGCTCGCGATGACCGCCCGGCGCGAGGACATCGAGCGCGCGCTGGAGCTCCACCCGACCTACCTGTTCTCGGTGCCGCTCGTGTACGAGCGGATCCGCGCCGGCGTGCTGGCGCGGGTGGACGCGCTGCCGGGGCCGGCGCGCGCGCTCGCCCGGCGCGCGCTGGAGGCGGCGGCGCGGGTGCGGGTGGACGGCTCGCGGCGTCTCTCCGACCGCGCCCTGGCGCGGCTCGCCGACCGGCTGGTGGGGCGCGCCGTGCGGGCCAGGCTCGGCGGCCGCATCCGCGGCCTGTTCGCCGGCGGCGCCCCCGCGGCGCCGGCGCTGTTCCGGTTCTACGAGGCGCTCGGCATCCCCATGGTCGAGCTCTACGGCATGAGCGAGACGGCCGGGCTCATCTCGTCCAACCTGTTCTCCGGCCCGCGCCGCGCCGGCAGCGCCGGGTACCCGACGCCCGAGCACGACCTGCGCTTCGCCCCCGACGGAGAGCTGCAGGTGCGCGGCCCGCTCCTGTTCACCGGCTACCTCGAGCCGGAGGACGCCGAGGATGCCTACACGGACGACGGCTTCTTCCGCACCGGCGACGTCGGGTGCGAGGAGCCGGACGGCGCGCTCCGGATCGACGGCCGGAAGAAGAACCTCATGGTGCTCTCCACCGGCAAGAAGGTGTCGCCCGAGCCGGTGGAGCAGGCCATCGCGGCCGCCGAGCCGTTCCAGGGCGCGGTGCTGCTCGGCGAGGGACGTCCGTTCGTGGCCGCGGCCGTGTTCGTGGCCAGGGAGGAGCTGGCCCGCTTCGCCGCGGCCGGCAAGGACGCGGCCGAGGAGCTGCTCCCGCGCGCCCGCGCCGCGCTGGCCGCGTTCAGCGAGTTCGAGAAGCCCAAGCGCCTGCTGGTGATCCCGGGCGCGCCGCACGAGCACCCCGCGCTCGTCACGCCGACGCTGAAGGTGAAGCGCGACGCGCTCGTCGAGTGGCTGGCGCCCTCGCTGGCGCGGCTGTACGGCGCGGTGTAG
- a CDS encoding TonB family protein, with the protein MDSRVVTCARCGGEVPGGAPRCACGYPASPAAATGRAPGSPPPLPAAAPAPAATPAVPLAQALGFDDAPGPADGAEASFEDLDLGGEPEPPAPAAAAPAVAERARYRGPAAGPAFARVTPRRGAAPVLGAVAVLCLGAVSAFVWQARKLERAAPVPDAATATAPAAATAPAPAAAPASADPAALAVAPAPAPVVAARTLPPAAAPSRVPAGPPAPRPRAAREQPAPSPAPRPSGARAADPAPARGGGSVGPATLVSLDHADAGRGAWTDVPLPPPPAGATPVEDAPRYAAEGFRKPHLEVARCVQDAIRLPRDARERVSGPVTVRFAVAKDGTVGLFQVMGDLPDRRVADAIWTAVRGCRFAPGADAAGKPTRLWVVMPIRFDE; encoded by the coding sequence ATGGATTCACGGGTTGTGACGTGCGCACGCTGCGGCGGCGAGGTGCCCGGGGGCGCGCCGCGCTGCGCGTGCGGGTATCCGGCCTCGCCCGCCGCCGCCACCGGGCGCGCGCCGGGCTCGCCGCCGCCGCTCCCGGCCGCCGCGCCCGCGCCGGCGGCCACGCCGGCCGTGCCGCTCGCGCAGGCGCTCGGCTTCGACGACGCCCCGGGGCCGGCGGACGGGGCCGAGGCCAGCTTCGAGGATCTCGACCTGGGCGGCGAGCCGGAACCGCCGGCGCCGGCCGCCGCCGCGCCGGCCGTCGCGGAGCGCGCCCGCTACCGCGGCCCGGCCGCCGGCCCCGCCTTCGCGCGCGTCACCCCTCGCCGCGGCGCCGCGCCCGTGCTGGGCGCCGTCGCGGTGCTGTGCCTCGGGGCGGTGTCCGCGTTCGTCTGGCAGGCGCGGAAGCTGGAGCGCGCCGCGCCGGTCCCGGACGCCGCCACCGCCACCGCGCCGGCCGCCGCGACGGCGCCTGCGCCCGCCGCCGCCCCGGCGTCCGCCGATCCCGCCGCGCTCGCCGTCGCGCCGGCGCCTGCGCCGGTGGTCGCCGCCCGCACGCTGCCTCCGGCCGCCGCGCCGTCCCGGGTGCCAGCCGGGCCGCCCGCGCCGCGCCCCCGCGCCGCCCGCGAGCAGCCGGCGCCGTCGCCCGCACCGCGGCCGTCCGGCGCGCGCGCCGCCGACCCGGCCCCGGCGCGCGGCGGGGGCTCGGTCGGCCCGGCCACGCTGGTCTCGCTCGATCACGCGGACGCCGGGCGCGGCGCCTGGACCGACGTGCCCCTCCCGCCGCCGCCGGCGGGCGCGACGCCGGTGGAGGACGCGCCGCGCTACGCGGCGGAGGGCTTCCGGAAGCCGCACCTCGAGGTCGCGCGCTGCGTGCAGGACGCCATCCGGCTTCCGCGCGACGCGCGGGAGCGGGTGAGCGGGCCGGTGACGGTCCGCTTCGCGGTGGCGAAGGACGGGACGGTGGGGCTGTTCCAGGTGATGGGGGACCTGCCCGACCGCCGCGTCGCCGACGCCATCTGGACCGCGGTGCGCGGCTGCCGCTTCGCGCCGGGCGCCGACGCCGCGGGCAAGCCCACCCGCCTCTGGGTGGTGATGCCCATCCGCTTCGACGAGTAG
- a CDS encoding TonB-dependent receptor domain-containing protein, translated as MIRLLTLAVALVAAAPPLARAGEGEGALTRAPELLQAVEPDYPEAARAAGVTGVVALELELSDAGEVVSAEVTESADHGLDEAALAAARRLRFTPAEIDGKPAAVRIAYRFEFRLAAPAEDAPAPPELRGRVLERGTRLPVAGALVRAEPAAGEGRSTYTDRDGRFALAGVPAGPVAVTVEDGAHRPLRSMEEVRAGEALEATYWVARAAGPGEYEAVVVGEREAREVSRVALSAGEVRRVPGASGDAVKVLQNLPGVARPPGPSGQLVVRGGNPRDTRVYVDGQRVPQVFHFGGLTSVYASDLLQDVEFEPGNFGVRTGRAIGGRVNLVTRDPGERSHALADVNLYHATALVEGTTAAGVGVALAARRSYADAILTRAAEQADDGPGMRVAPRYYDLQAKAAWRPGPDDTVRLDVFGSDDRMVLTGVAREELRDVALLEYGTRFSVATLRWAHRASEATRVEVSAGGDWQDATIRAGDAYQERSRVFTGSVRSEVRHAAAPWLDLAAGVDGGWAPSARVEVTAAPFPPPGQVPSPQEPPRRYRARIEGAEGGAFLEATWKPAAGVAIVPGIRADAERLLGTRTWVDPRVAARWQLRASTALTAAAGLYHQSPPLAYLTEEWGNPALRPEGAWQYSAGVEQRLLPRLTVGVQLFAKRLFDLALPSDATVVRDGVEVPERFSSRGTGRARGAELLLRWEPGGRFMGWLATSWSRTRRGQAVGGERLEDEGDAYDQPLNLVAVGSWELPELWDGLSAGFRLRAGSGNPYEPVRAAVYDADADAYRPLETGRRSARMPAFFQLDVRADKKWTYRTWTFAAYLEIQNATARENAEAVAWNHDYTRRGWVTGLPFFPAFGLRAEY; from the coding sequence ATGATCCGCCTCCTCACGCTCGCCGTCGCGCTCGTCGCGGCGGCGCCTCCCCTCGCTCGCGCCGGCGAGGGCGAGGGCGCCCTGACCCGCGCACCGGAGCTCCTCCAGGCGGTCGAGCCGGACTACCCGGAGGCCGCCCGGGCCGCCGGCGTCACCGGCGTGGTCGCGCTCGAGCTGGAGCTCTCCGACGCGGGCGAGGTGGTCTCGGCCGAAGTGACCGAGTCCGCCGACCACGGCCTCGACGAGGCGGCGCTCGCCGCCGCGCGCCGGCTCCGCTTCACGCCCGCCGAGATCGACGGGAAGCCTGCGGCGGTGCGCATCGCCTACCGCTTCGAGTTCCGGCTCGCCGCGCCCGCCGAGGATGCACCCGCGCCGCCCGAGCTTCGCGGGCGGGTGCTGGAGCGCGGCACCCGCCTGCCCGTGGCCGGCGCGCTGGTGCGGGCCGAGCCGGCCGCCGGCGAGGGGCGCTCGACCTACACCGACCGTGACGGGCGCTTCGCGCTCGCCGGGGTCCCGGCCGGCCCGGTGGCGGTCACCGTCGAGGACGGCGCGCACCGGCCGCTCCGCTCGATGGAGGAGGTCCGCGCGGGCGAGGCGCTGGAGGCGACGTACTGGGTGGCGCGGGCGGCCGGCCCGGGCGAGTACGAGGCGGTGGTGGTCGGGGAGCGGGAGGCGCGCGAGGTCTCGCGGGTGGCGCTCTCCGCCGGCGAGGTGCGCCGCGTACCCGGCGCCTCCGGCGACGCGGTGAAGGTGCTGCAGAACCTGCCCGGCGTGGCGCGGCCGCCCGGCCCCTCCGGCCAGCTCGTGGTCCGCGGCGGCAACCCGCGCGACACCCGCGTCTACGTGGACGGCCAGCGGGTGCCGCAGGTCTTCCACTTCGGTGGCCTGACCAGCGTCTACGCCTCGGACCTGCTCCAGGACGTGGAGTTCGAGCCCGGCAACTTCGGCGTGCGCACCGGACGCGCCATCGGCGGCCGGGTGAACCTGGTCACCCGCGATCCGGGGGAGCGCAGCCACGCGCTCGCCGACGTGAACCTGTACCACGCCACCGCGCTCGTCGAGGGGACGACGGCGGCCGGGGTGGGCGTGGCGCTCGCCGCCCGGCGCTCCTACGCCGACGCGATCCTGACCCGCGCCGCCGAGCAGGCCGACGACGGCCCCGGGATGCGCGTGGCGCCGCGCTACTACGACCTGCAGGCCAAGGCCGCCTGGCGCCCCGGCCCGGACGACACGGTCCGCCTCGACGTGTTCGGATCGGACGATCGGATGGTCCTCACCGGCGTGGCGCGGGAGGAGCTCCGCGACGTGGCGCTGCTCGAGTACGGGACCCGCTTCTCGGTCGCCACGCTGCGCTGGGCGCACCGCGCCAGCGAGGCGACGCGGGTCGAGGTCTCGGCGGGCGGCGACTGGCAGGACGCGACCATCCGGGCCGGCGACGCGTACCAGGAGCGGTCCCGGGTCTTCACCGGCAGCGTGCGCAGCGAGGTCCGCCACGCCGCCGCGCCCTGGCTCGACCTCGCCGCGGGCGTGGACGGCGGCTGGGCGCCGTCGGCGCGCGTCGAGGTGACCGCCGCGCCGTTCCCGCCGCCGGGCCAGGTGCCCTCGCCGCAGGAGCCGCCGCGGCGATACCGCGCGCGGATCGAGGGCGCCGAGGGCGGCGCGTTCCTGGAGGCGACCTGGAAGCCGGCGGCGGGCGTGGCGATCGTCCCCGGGATCCGCGCCGACGCGGAGCGGCTGCTGGGCACGCGCACCTGGGTGGACCCGCGCGTCGCGGCGCGCTGGCAGCTGCGTGCCTCGACGGCGCTCACCGCGGCCGCCGGCCTCTACCACCAGTCGCCGCCGCTCGCCTACCTCACCGAGGAGTGGGGCAACCCGGCGCTCCGGCCGGAGGGCGCCTGGCAGTACTCGGCCGGCGTGGAGCAGCGCCTCCTCCCGCGACTCACCGTGGGCGTGCAGCTCTTCGCGAAGCGCCTGTTCGACCTGGCGCTCCCGTCGGACGCCACGGTGGTCCGCGACGGCGTCGAGGTGCCGGAGCGCTTCTCCAGCCGCGGCACCGGCCGCGCGCGCGGCGCGGAGCTGCTGCTCCGCTGGGAGCCCGGGGGCCGCTTCATGGGCTGGCTCGCCACGTCGTGGTCGCGCACGCGGCGCGGGCAGGCGGTGGGCGGGGAGCGGCTCGAGGACGAGGGCGACGCCTACGACCAGCCGCTCAACCTCGTGGCGGTGGGGAGCTGGGAGCTCCCGGAGCTGTGGGACGGCCTGTCCGCCGGCTTCCGCCTGCGCGCGGGCAGCGGCAATCCCTACGAGCCCGTCCGCGCCGCCGTGTACGACGCCGACGCGGACGCGTACCGCCCGCTCGAGACCGGGCGCCGGTCGGCGCGGATGCCGGCGTTCTTCCAGCTCGACGTCCGCGCCGACAAGAAGTGGACCTACCGCACCTGGACGTTCGCCGCCTACCTCGAGATCCAGAACGCGACCGCGCGGGAGAACGCCGAGGCGGTCGCCTGGAACCACGACTACACGCGCCGGGGCTGGGTGACCGGCCTTCCCTTCTTCCCCGCGTTCGGCCTGCGCGCCGAGTACTGA
- a CDS encoding energy transducer TonB, whose protein sequence is MTAGQAPRVRGPLAGAAAASLLLHAAILAAALRLPQRPRERPAPVVVDLEAAPPPAPPPAPEPPAPPPPPRRVAAAALPPPRPIPAPPAPAPPPPPDAPAPSPAPARAPRVGISLSSTTTAGGFAVGTGETLAGRPREVADAPEPARPLPAAPRPSAQPRLVARPEMPYPPDARRAGLEGRVVLLLRVDREGRVAAARVLSEPGGGLGAAARAAALGFRFQPALLEGEPVETEIRFTYTFVLE, encoded by the coding sequence GTGACCGCGGGGCAAGCGCCCAGGGTCCGCGGCCCGCTCGCCGGCGCCGCCGCGGCCTCGCTCCTGCTGCACGCGGCGATCCTCGCCGCGGCGCTGCGCCTCCCCCAGAGGCCCCGCGAGCGGCCCGCGCCGGTGGTGGTGGACCTCGAGGCCGCGCCGCCGCCGGCCCCGCCGCCCGCCCCGGAGCCGCCCGCCCCTCCACCTCCGCCGCGCCGGGTCGCCGCCGCGGCGCTCCCACCGCCGCGCCCGATCCCGGCGCCGCCCGCGCCGGCGCCGCCGCCGCCCCCGGACGCGCCCGCACCCTCGCCCGCGCCGGCCCGCGCGCCGCGCGTGGGCATCTCGCTCTCGTCCACCACCACCGCGGGCGGCTTCGCGGTGGGCACCGGCGAGACGCTCGCGGGCCGCCCTCGCGAGGTCGCCGACGCGCCGGAGCCGGCCCGGCCGCTCCCCGCCGCGCCGCGGCCCTCGGCGCAGCCGCGGCTGGTGGCGCGACCGGAGATGCCCTACCCGCCCGACGCCCGCCGCGCCGGTCTGGAGGGCCGGGTGGTGCTGCTCCTGCGCGTCGATCGGGAGGGGCGCGTGGCCGCGGCGCGCGTGCTCTCGGAGCCGGGCGGCGGGCTCGGCGCGGCGGCCCGCGCGGCCGCGCTCGGCTTCCGCTTCCAGCCGGCGCTGCTCGAGGGCGAGCCGGTCGAGACCGAGATCCGCTTCACCTACACCTTCGTCCTGGAGTGA
- a CDS encoding ExbD/TolR family protein translates to MAAHSNDPDDAITGINVTPLVDVTLVLLVVFMVTATYVVKDGIDVDLPRAASGGESTGPTLAFTLDRGGRLFLDGAPVERDAARAAVRAALARSPEARAVIGADRAASHGAVVSLIDLVKTEGLTRFALQIEREDAGAAR, encoded by the coding sequence ATGGCCGCGCACTCCAACGACCCCGACGACGCGATCACCGGCATCAACGTGACGCCGCTGGTGGACGTCACGCTGGTGCTGCTGGTGGTCTTCATGGTCACCGCCACGTACGTCGTGAAGGACGGCATCGACGTGGACCTGCCCCGCGCCGCGAGCGGCGGCGAGTCCACCGGCCCCACGCTCGCGTTCACGCTCGACCGCGGCGGCCGCCTGTTCCTCGACGGCGCGCCGGTGGAGCGCGACGCGGCGCGGGCGGCGGTGCGCGCCGCGCTCGCCCGGAGCCCGGAGGCGCGCGCGGTCATCGGGGCCGACCGCGCGGCCTCGCACGGCGCGGTGGTGTCGCTCATCGACCTGGTGAAGACCGAGGGGCTCACCCGCTTCGCCCTCCAGATCGAGCGCGAGGACGCGGGGGCGGCGCGGTGA
- a CDS encoding MotA/TolQ/ExbB proton channel family protein, producing the protein MTNALFHLFTRAGAEWVMFLLAALSVASVTLILERLAWFARRRAPVPGLLPLLRAGRLEEARLRVGQLRGLEAEVARAAIDAAEGGPASVHEAVACAIAEARPGYERALSFLGTLGNNAPFLGLFGTVIGVIQAFSDLAVGGPRGAGAAAVMAGISEALVATAAGILVAIPAVVAFNGYQRWLKALVQRAEAIEHALAAHLERDEVRQAALARARPPVTAA; encoded by the coding sequence ATGACGAACGCACTGTTCCACCTGTTCACCCGCGCCGGCGCGGAGTGGGTGATGTTCCTGCTCGCCGCGCTCTCCGTGGCGTCGGTGACGCTGATCCTCGAGCGGCTCGCCTGGTTCGCGCGGCGCCGCGCGCCGGTCCCGGGGCTGCTGCCGCTGCTGCGCGCGGGGCGCCTGGAGGAGGCGCGGCTCCGGGTCGGGCAGCTGCGGGGCCTCGAGGCCGAGGTGGCGCGCGCCGCCATCGACGCCGCCGAGGGCGGCCCGGCGTCGGTGCACGAGGCGGTCGCGTGCGCGATCGCCGAGGCGCGGCCCGGCTACGAGCGCGCGCTGTCGTTCCTCGGGACGCTCGGGAACAACGCCCCCTTCCTCGGGCTGTTCGGCACCGTGATCGGCGTCATCCAGGCGTTCTCCGACCTGGCGGTGGGCGGGCCACGGGGCGCGGGCGCCGCGGCGGTGATGGCCGGCATCTCGGAGGCCCTGGTCGCGACCGCGGCGGGCATCCTGGTGGCGATCCCGGCGGTGGTCGCGTTCAACGGCTACCAGCGCTGGCTGAAGGCGTTGGTGCAGCGGGCGGAGGCGATCGAGCACGCGCTCGCCGCCCACCTCGAGCGCGACGAGGTCCGCCAGGCCGCGCTGGCGCGGGCGCGCCCGCCCGTCACCGCCGCCTGA
- a CDS encoding M48 family metallopeptidase yields the protein MGPLVVPVFLALFAVQLAVETGLLALNLRHVRRERGVPSPLAGQVSDETAARSRAYTLANGRLALVDGLFSAAATLAVLFSGLLPWLDRAVSARLAGPHRFVAYLMLLAMGGAAIALPFSAWRTFVTEARFGFNRTSLATWLGDRARGVALQALIGIPVLYAVYGFMRFAGAHWWLWLFAFLVVVQVLLLWAWPTLIAPLFNRFQPLPEGPLRDRLDALAREAGFANRGLFVMDASRRSGHSNAYFTGIFRPRIVLFDTLVASMSVDEAASVLAHEIGHYRRHHVHRGLALSLAGTLVMLFVLSRIVPWPPLYTAFGFDGPSLHAAVALLSLCGGAFVFWLAPLAAQMSRRHEYEADRYAIALARAPDALASALVRLNGENLSNLHPHPWYSAWHYSHPTLVERLEAIRSQPAPAR from the coding sequence ATGGGACCGCTGGTCGTGCCCGTCTTCCTGGCGCTGTTCGCCGTCCAGCTGGCGGTGGAGACCGGCCTGCTCGCGCTCAACCTCCGCCACGTCCGGCGCGAGCGGGGCGTGCCGTCGCCGCTCGCGGGCCAGGTGAGCGACGAGACCGCGGCGCGGAGCCGCGCCTACACGCTCGCGAACGGGCGGCTGGCGCTCGTGGACGGGCTGTTCTCGGCGGCGGCCACGCTCGCGGTGCTGTTCTCGGGCCTGCTGCCCTGGCTCGACCGCGCCGTCTCGGCGCGCCTGGCGGGTCCCCACCGCTTCGTGGCGTACCTGATGCTGCTCGCCATGGGGGGCGCCGCGATCGCGCTCCCCTTCTCCGCCTGGCGCACGTTCGTCACCGAGGCCCGCTTCGGCTTCAACCGGACCAGCCTGGCGACCTGGCTCGGCGACCGCGCCCGGGGCGTCGCGCTCCAGGCGCTGATCGGGATCCCCGTCCTCTACGCGGTCTACGGGTTCATGCGCTTCGCCGGCGCGCACTGGTGGCTGTGGCTGTTCGCGTTCCTGGTGGTGGTGCAGGTGCTGCTGCTCTGGGCCTGGCCCACGCTCATCGCGCCGCTGTTCAACCGGTTCCAGCCGCTGCCGGAGGGGCCGCTCCGCGACCGGCTCGACGCGCTGGCGCGCGAGGCGGGGTTCGCGAACCGGGGGCTGTTCGTGATGGACGCGTCGCGCCGCTCCGGCCACTCGAACGCGTACTTCACCGGGATCTTCCGGCCGCGCATCGTGCTGTTCGACACGCTGGTGGCGAGCATGAGCGTGGACGAGGCGGCGAGCGTGCTGGCGCACGAGATCGGCCACTACCGGCGGCACCACGTGCACCGCGGCCTGGCGCTGTCGCTCGCCGGCACGCTCGTCATGCTGTTCGTGCTCTCGCGGATCGTGCCGTGGCCGCCGCTCTACACCGCCTTCGGCTTCGACGGCCCCTCGCTCCACGCGGCGGTCGCGCTGCTCTCGCTGTGCGGCGGCGCGTTCGTGTTCTGGCTCGCGCCGCTCGCGGCGCAGATGTCCCGACGCCACGAGTACGAGGCGGACCGCTACGCGATCGCGCTGGCGCGGGCCCCGGACGCGCTCGCGAGCGCGCTGGTGCGGCTGAACGGCGAGAACCTCTCCAACCTGCACCCGCACCCCTGGTACAGCGCCTGGCACTACAGCCACCCGACCCTGGTCGAGCGGCTCGAGGCCATCCGCTCCCAGCCCGCCCCGGCCCGCTGA
- a CDS encoding VWA domain-containing protein, giving the protein MDALVSELARLLRANGVRVSPAEVADAVAAGALVGVEDRGSFKAALRATLVKRAADVPVFEALFDLLFSGMGRLVAGAERGLLAELEEQGLLEPDDLEMVAWTLGELASAMSPLALAALQGDPALLARLLRAAAQQLDFAALASAGATGFQGRRLLAAAGGAALPADAAALEQALRARGLDAAKLQLVSERVAGVLRRVEDAARRWAELEAGARSVRRAEQGRGGLAPISRDEIARTERAVKRLAERLKSRLVRRDRSRRRGVLAVRRTLRRNLGLGGFPAQVVFRRRRPQRPDVVVLCDVSESVRHVTRLMLLFLYTMQSLFSRVRTFVFVADLAEVTAQLRAEREPARAADLAVAARAVSLAANSNYGRALRTFHRDALPAVTRRTTVLVIGDGRNNYNPPEAWVLEELRRRARRVLWMCPEPRHLWGTGDSELPLYAAHCDRVAPVTTLAELEGIADALVPAR; this is encoded by the coding sequence GTGGACGCCCTCGTCTCCGAGCTCGCCCGGCTCCTGCGCGCGAACGGCGTGCGCGTGTCGCCCGCCGAGGTGGCCGACGCGGTCGCCGCCGGCGCGCTGGTGGGCGTCGAGGACCGGGGCTCGTTCAAGGCCGCCCTGCGCGCCACCCTGGTGAAGCGCGCCGCGGACGTGCCGGTGTTCGAGGCGCTCTTCGACCTCCTGTTCTCCGGCATGGGACGGCTGGTGGCGGGGGCCGAGCGCGGGCTGCTCGCCGAGCTGGAGGAGCAGGGGCTGCTCGAGCCCGACGACCTGGAGATGGTCGCCTGGACGCTGGGTGAGCTGGCCTCGGCGATGAGCCCGCTCGCCCTCGCCGCGCTCCAGGGGGATCCCGCGCTCCTGGCCCGGCTGCTCCGCGCGGCCGCGCAGCAGCTCGACTTCGCCGCGCTGGCGAGCGCCGGCGCCACCGGCTTCCAGGGCCGGCGCCTGCTCGCGGCCGCGGGCGGCGCGGCGCTCCCGGCCGACGCGGCCGCGCTGGAGCAGGCGCTGCGGGCGCGCGGGCTGGACGCCGCGAAGCTCCAGCTCGTCTCGGAGCGGGTCGCGGGGGTGCTCCGGCGCGTCGAGGACGCCGCCCGGCGCTGGGCGGAGCTGGAGGCCGGCGCGCGCAGCGTGCGGCGCGCGGAGCAGGGGCGCGGCGGCCTCGCGCCGATCTCGCGCGACGAGATCGCGCGCACCGAGCGCGCCGTGAAGCGGCTCGCCGAGCGGCTGAAGAGCCGGCTGGTGCGGCGGGACCGGAGCCGGCGCCGCGGCGTCCTGGCGGTCCGGCGGACGCTCCGGCGCAACCTGGGCCTCGGAGGCTTTCCGGCGCAGGTGGTGTTCCGGCGGCGGCGCCCGCAGCGACCGGACGTGGTGGTCCTGTGCGACGTCTCCGAGTCGGTGCGCCACGTCACCCGGCTGATGCTGCTGTTCCTCTACACCATGCAGTCGCTGTTCAGCCGCGTCCGCACGTTCGTGTTCGTGGCCGACCTCGCCGAGGTGACCGCGCAGCTCCGGGCCGAGCGCGAGCCGGCCCGCGCCGCGGACCTCGCGGTGGCCGCGCGGGCGGTGAGCCTCGCGGCCAACTCCAACTACGGGCGGGCGCTGCGCACGTTCCACCGCGACGCGCTGCCCGCCGTCACCCGGCGCACCACCGTGCTCGTCATCGGCGACGGCCGGAACAACTACAACCCCCCGGAGGCGTGGGTGCTGGAGGAGCTGCGCCGGCGGGCCCGCCGCGTGCTGTGGATGTGCCCCGAGCCCCGGCACCTGTGGGGCACCGGCGACAGCGAGCTGCCGCTCTACGCGGCCCACTGCGACCGCGTCGCCCCGGTGACCACGCTGGCCGAGCTGGAGGGGATCGCCGACGCGCTGGTGCCCGCCCGCTGA